One window from the genome of Streptomyces sp. WZ-12 encodes:
- a CDS encoding response regulator transcription factor, which translates to MRVLIVEDEAELAAMLVDGLKGEGMACDIAPDGARALEMTAAKTYDVIILDRDLPQVSGDTVCRTLNATEYPARILMLTAAGTLADLVDGLGHGADDYLAKPFSYLELVARLRALGRRAPAPAATVLTRRGISLDTVRRTAERDGAPLRLTPRELGVLEILLAADGAPVHPGELFERLWDSALDPNTSAVKVAVHQLRRKLGAPSVIETDPGFGYRL; encoded by the coding sequence ATGCGCGTACTGATCGTCGAGGACGAGGCGGAGCTGGCGGCGATGCTCGTCGACGGCCTCAAGGGCGAGGGCATGGCATGCGACATCGCCCCTGACGGGGCGCGCGCCCTGGAGATGACGGCCGCCAAGACGTACGACGTCATCATCCTGGACCGCGACCTGCCGCAGGTGAGCGGTGACACCGTATGCCGCACCCTGAACGCCACCGAATACCCGGCCCGCATTCTCATGCTCACCGCCGCGGGCACCCTCGCCGACCTCGTCGACGGGCTCGGCCACGGAGCCGACGACTACCTCGCCAAGCCCTTCTCCTACCTCGAACTCGTCGCCCGGCTACGGGCGCTGGGACGCCGCGCGCCCGCCCCCGCCGCCACCGTCCTGACCCGACGCGGCATCAGCCTGGACACCGTCCGGCGCACCGCCGAGCGCGACGGCGCCCCGCTCCGCCTCACGCCCCGCGAACTGGGCGTCCTGGAGATCCTCCTCGCCGCCGACGGCGCCCCCGTGCACCCCGGCGAGCTCTTCGAGCGGCTGTGGGACTCCGCCCTCGACCCGAACACCTCCGCGGTCAAGGTCGCTGTCCATCAACTGCGCCGCAAGCTCGGCGCCCCCTCGGTCATCGAGACCGACCCCGGCTTCGGATACCGCCTGTGA
- a CDS encoding sensor histidine kinase encodes MNPASLMSRPRRGLTLRARLTCTTVVTFAFLGGGLLLLNWLSVRQLIAIHRDLLTPDSVPSSAPRPTSAPVIPSAPTGPAHPPPGSVRSEATSAHSFEDFKRSVLTGLFTHSLILLAAFTALAALLAWWFSRRSLRRLGHVAEAAARINNGNHLGERLALTGPHDEVGRLGDTIDAMLERLEQSFTAQRRFTAQASHELRTPLTIQRTALEIPLSQGRVPAALEPALRAALNATTRSENLLASLLALARGESGLTTARPTDLADTVRTALADLRTEITERDIHIRTRLNPAPVTGDPALLAQLTLNLLANAVRHNHPGGHVHLTTGETQSGAWIEVTNTGTLIDPTQIPALFEPFHRATAPSIKGAGLGLAVVRAITGAHHGDVHAHPNPEGGLIVRAELGSGGGFRGCDGA; translated from the coding sequence GTGAACCCGGCCTCCCTCATGTCGCGCCCGCGCCGCGGTCTGACCCTGCGCGCCCGGCTCACCTGCACGACGGTTGTCACCTTCGCGTTCCTCGGCGGCGGCCTGCTGCTGCTGAACTGGCTGAGCGTGCGCCAGCTGATCGCCATCCACCGCGATCTGCTCACGCCCGACTCCGTCCCATCGTCGGCTCCCCGCCCGACCTCGGCACCGGTGATCCCGTCCGCACCGACCGGCCCCGCCCACCCGCCGCCGGGCTCCGTCCGCTCCGAGGCCACTTCCGCCCACAGTTTCGAGGACTTCAAGCGCTCCGTTCTGACCGGCCTGTTCACCCACTCCCTCATCCTGCTGGCCGCCTTCACCGCCCTGGCCGCCCTGCTCGCCTGGTGGTTCAGCCGCCGCTCCCTACGCCGCCTCGGCCACGTCGCCGAAGCCGCCGCCCGCATCAACAACGGCAACCACCTCGGCGAACGGCTCGCCCTGACCGGCCCCCACGACGAGGTGGGTCGGCTCGGCGACACCATCGACGCCATGCTCGAACGCCTGGAGCAGAGCTTCACCGCCCAGCGCCGCTTCACCGCCCAGGCCTCCCACGAACTGCGCACCCCCCTCACCATCCAGCGCACCGCCCTGGAGATCCCCCTCTCCCAGGGCCGCGTCCCCGCCGCCCTGGAACCCGCCCTGCGCGCCGCGCTCAACGCCACCACCCGCAGCGAGAACCTCCTCGCCTCCCTCCTCGCCCTAGCCCGCGGCGAGAGCGGCCTGACCACTGCCCGCCCCACCGACCTCGCCGACACCGTCCGCACAGCCCTCGCCGACCTGCGCACGGAGATCACCGAACGCGACATCCACATACGCACGCGACTGAACCCGGCACCCGTCACCGGCGACCCTGCGCTCCTCGCCCAACTCACCCTCAACCTCCTCGCCAACGCCGTCCGCCACAACCACCCCGGCGGCCACGTCCACCTCACCACCGGCGAGACACAATCCGGCGCCTGGATCGAGGTCACCAACACCGGCACACTCATCGACCCGACCCAGATCCCCGCCCTCTTCGAACCGTTCCACCGCGCCACAGCCCCCAGCATCAAGGGCGCCGGCCTCGGCCTGGCCGTCGTACGCGCCATCACCGGCGCCCACCACGGCGACGTACACGCCCACCCCAACCCCGAGGGCGGCCTCATCGTCCGCGCCGAGCTCGGGTCCGGAGGCGGGTTCAGGGGGTGCGACGGCGCTTGA